The Pedobacter roseus genome contains a region encoding:
- a CDS encoding histidine decarboxylase, translated as MKTSRLEAKDQQVLDELLEKVKEQTDLFLGYPVSKDFDYQALADFLKYPMNNLGDPFVTSTYGVGSRELEKEVVQFFAELFRAPADNWWGYVTNGGSEGNLYGLYLARELHPKGMVYYSEATHYSVQKNLHLLNMGNIVIRTQENGEIDYEDLEHTIRMNRQIPVIIMANIGTTMTEARDDVAKIKSILKKLAIQHYYIHADAALSGTYSALIEPRPAFDFEDGADSIAISGHKFFGSPMPCGVVVAKKSNRDRIARSVAYIGSVDTTITGSRNGHSPLFLWHSIKRLGLAGLKNRAMHSLATAAYTEEKLKEMGIAAWRNPNAITVNFPTPSASICKKWQLAAEQGNSHIICMPNVSEVHIDLFINDLKTEAILQD; from the coding sequence ATGAAAACAAGCAGATTAGAAGCAAAAGATCAACAAGTATTAGATGAGTTGTTAGAAAAGGTTAAGGAACAGACCGATTTATTTTTAGGTTATCCGGTATCTAAAGATTTTGATTACCAGGCACTCGCTGATTTCTTAAAATACCCGATGAATAACCTGGGCGATCCTTTTGTTACTTCTACTTATGGTGTTGGATCGCGCGAACTGGAAAAAGAAGTCGTTCAGTTTTTTGCAGAGCTATTTCGTGCTCCGGCAGACAATTGGTGGGGTTATGTAACGAATGGTGGCTCAGAAGGTAATTTGTATGGTTTGTACCTGGCCAGAGAACTGCATCCAAAAGGAATGGTTTATTATTCTGAAGCGACCCATTACAGCGTACAAAAAAACCTGCACCTGCTTAATATGGGCAATATTGTGATACGCACACAGGAAAACGGCGAGATCGATTACGAAGACCTGGAACATACCATCAGGATGAACCGACAGATACCAGTAATTATTATGGCCAATATAGGTACCACCATGACCGAAGCACGCGATGATGTGGCCAAAATCAAAAGCATTTTAAAAAAACTGGCCATACAGCATTATTATATCCATGCCGATGCTGCGCTTTCAGGCACTTATAGCGCTTTGATCGAGCCCAGGCCAGCATTCGACTTTGAAGATGGTGCAGACAGCATTGCCATCAGCGGACATAAATTTTTTGGCTCGCCAATGCCCTGTGGTGTGGTAGTGGCAAAAAAATCGAACCGCGACCGGATTGCCCGCTCTGTTGCTTATATAGGGAGTGTAGATACTACCATTACCGGATCAAGAAACGGACATAGTCCACTGTTTTTATGGCATAGTATTAAACGTTTGGGTTTAGCGGGTTTAAAAAACAGGGCAATGCACAGTTTGGCCACCGCAGCTTATACCGAAGAGAAACTTAAAGAAATGGGCATTGCCGCATGGCGAAACCCAAACGCCATTACCGTGAATTTCCCTACCCCATCTGCTTCAATTTGTAAAAAGTGGCAATTGGCCGCTGAACAAGGAAATTCTCATATCATCTGCATGCCCAATGTAAGCGAGGTTCATATCGATCTTTTTATCAACGACTTAAAAACCGAAGCCATATTGCAAGATTAA
- a CDS encoding S41 family peptidase, translating into MKKNTRNNILIATSYSVILIAGMFLGIKFIKDQGFGVKKSPQLAANSDEKLNEILHIINGNYVDDINTDSLQNLPIDSVLHQLDPHSVYLPPTDAQDMTDNLEGNFEGVGIEYYMLNDTMMVTGVVKDGPAYQAGIKLGDKILSIDTTTVSGRNLPKDQLTGRFKGKAGTGVSVVLLHPNTQQSNRIMVTRGKVNISSIDAAYMINNETGYVRISKFGANTDNDFSVAANNLKAKGMKKLILDLRDNGGGYFTAATGLADQFLPENKLIVYTQGKHEPRTDYFSTGTGAFQNGKLAVLINENTASASEIVAGAIQDLGRGIIVGRRSFGKGLVQEQFAFGDGSALNLTIARYYTPSGRSIQKSYKKGYDAYKHELDERMMDGELTGDRTSFQDSIEKTEGVNVQPNRKIKPVGGIQPDIFVKLDTNGYNKFYSNLVSKKVLSDYVFNILTAKYSASFVEQNINIFTINDNDFKDFIGFLQRKNVPIDRFQLYSAKNVILNDLKALLCRYYLGDVGYYRAANQTDNAVRQALLNLQ; encoded by the coding sequence ATGAAAAAAAATACCCGGAACAACATACTGATCGCCACAAGCTATTCTGTAATTTTAATAGCGGGCATGTTTTTGGGTATAAAATTTATTAAAGATCAAGGATTTGGCGTTAAAAAAAGTCCGCAGCTTGCTGCAAACAGCGACGAAAAATTAAATGAAATCCTTCACATCATCAACGGTAATTATGTTGATGACATCAATACCGATTCGCTTCAAAATTTACCGATAGACAGCGTTTTACATCAGCTCGATCCACATAGTGTTTACCTGCCTCCAACCGATGCGCAGGACATGACCGATAATCTGGAAGGCAATTTTGAAGGCGTAGGCATAGAATACTATATGCTTAACGATACCATGATGGTTACAGGTGTGGTTAAAGATGGGCCTGCCTATCAGGCTGGTATAAAGTTGGGTGATAAAATCCTGAGCATCGATACCACCACGGTAAGCGGAAGAAATTTACCAAAAGATCAACTTACCGGCCGTTTTAAAGGTAAAGCAGGTACCGGGGTAAGCGTGGTGCTTTTGCATCCAAATACCCAGCAGAGCAACCGCATTATGGTTACCCGTGGTAAAGTGAACATTAGCAGTATTGATGCGGCTTACATGATCAATAACGAAACGGGCTATGTGCGCATTAGTAAATTTGGCGCCAATACCGATAACGATTTCTCCGTTGCGGCAAATAATCTGAAAGCAAAAGGCATGAAAAAACTGATCCTCGATCTGCGCGACAATGGTGGAGGTTATTTTACTGCAGCAACAGGTCTGGCCGATCAATTTTTACCAGAAAACAAACTCATAGTATATACACAGGGCAAACACGAGCCACGCACTGATTATTTTTCAACCGGCACAGGCGCCTTTCAAAATGGCAAACTTGCTGTGCTGATCAATGAAAATACAGCTTCAGCCAGTGAAATTGTAGCCGGAGCCATTCAGGATCTGGGACGTGGTATTATTGTGGGCCGCCGCTCATTTGGCAAAGGCCTGGTACAAGAGCAGTTTGCTTTTGGCGATGGCTCTGCATTGAATTTAACCATCGCCAGGTATTATACCCCATCGGGACGCAGTATCCAGAAATCTTACAAAAAAGGCTATGATGCCTACAAACATGAGCTGGATGAGCGTATGATGGATGGAGAACTTACAGGTGACCGCACTTCTTTTCAGGATTCTATCGAAAAAACCGAAGGTGTAAATGTTCAGCCCAACCGAAAAATTAAACCGGTTGGAGGTATACAGCCCGATATTTTTGTCAAACTCGATACTAACGGCTACAATAAATTTTACAGCAACCTGGTAAGCAAAAAAGTGCTTTCTGATTACGTTTTCAATATATTAACGGCGAAGTATAGTGCCAGTTTTGTGGAACAGAATATCAATATCTTTACGATAAACGATAATGACTTTAAAGATTTTATCGGCTTTCTTCAGCGTAAAAATGTGCCGATCGACCGTTTCCAGTTATACAGTGCCAAAAATGTAATCTTAAATGATTTAAAAGCATTGCTTTGCAGATACTATTTAGGCGATGTTGGCTATTACAGGGCCGCAAACCAAACCGATAACGCGGTAAGACAGGCATTATTAAACCTGCAATAG
- the murQ gene encoding N-acetylmuramic acid 6-phosphate etherase, whose amino-acid sequence MNRVTEQESNYQHIDQMSVLEVLQGINNEDKTVAYAVEKSLPQIEKLTSAVAERMKKGGRLFYIGAGTSGRLGVVDASECPPTYGVPFDWVVGIIAGGDTAIRKAVEFAEDDSEQAWKDLQEFNINEKDCLVGLAASGTTPYVIGGLNTARKHGILTGCIVCNTGGPIAAESDFPVEVVVGPEFVTGSTRMKSGTAQKMVLNMLSTTVMVQLGRVVGNKMVDMQLTNHKLVDRGTQMVADELNIGYDEAAELLTRYGSVRKAVEAGH is encoded by the coding sequence ATGAACAGAGTTACCGAGCAAGAATCTAACTATCAGCACATCGATCAGATGTCGGTATTGGAAGTTCTGCAGGGCATTAATAACGAAGATAAAACAGTTGCTTACGCAGTTGAGAAATCTTTGCCTCAGATCGAAAAATTAACATCGGCAGTTGCCGAAAGGATGAAAAAAGGCGGCCGTCTTTTTTATATTGGCGCAGGTACCAGCGGCCGTTTGGGGGTGGTAGATGCATCAGAATGTCCACCTACTTATGGCGTTCCGTTTGATTGGGTAGTGGGGATTATTGCAGGTGGTGATACTGCCATTAGAAAAGCAGTAGAATTTGCCGAAGATGATTCTGAACAGGCCTGGAAAGATCTTCAGGAGTTCAATATCAACGAAAAAGATTGTTTGGTTGGTTTAGCCGCTTCGGGCACTACACCTTACGTTATCGGTGGGCTGAACACGGCACGTAAACATGGTATTTTAACAGGTTGTATTGTTTGTAACACTGGCGGACCGATAGCGGCAGAATCGGATTTTCCGGTTGAAGTGGTGGTTGGCCCTGAGTTTGTTACCGGATCTACCCGCATGAAATCGGGCACGGCACAAAAAATGGTTTTAAACATGCTCAGTACCACAGTAATGGTGCAACTGGGCCGCGTAGTTGGCAATAAAATGGTCGACATGCAGTTAACTAACCATAAATTAGTCGATCGGGGTACACAAATGGTTGCCGACGAACTGAATATCGGTTATGATGAAGCCGCCGAATTGTTGACCCGTTACGGAAGCGTACGCAAAGCGGTAGAAGCAGGACACTAA
- a CDS encoding Bax inhibitor-1/YccA family protein: protein MEQQNFEYQKNSVFVQENSVSKKFFANVFLWMFVALSLSTVAAYLFGTNEQLMQYLLNINPATGKVSMSIFGYIAMFAPLGLVLLMGFGLSRLSLPALIGVFVLYSVLTGVSLSFILLTYTSGSIVSCFAGAAGIFGIMAVMGYTTNIDLSKFGPILMVGVIGLVIASVINMFIQSEQFSLFMAFIGIAIFTALTAYDVQKIKRIGEGIEASGEQVLQIESKKMAIVAALSLYLDFLNIFLFLLRIFGSRK from the coding sequence ATGGAACAACAAAATTTTGAATATCAAAAAAACAGCGTTTTTGTACAAGAAAACTCTGTTTCTAAAAAATTCTTTGCAAACGTTTTCTTATGGATGTTTGTTGCGTTGAGTTTATCTACAGTAGCTGCGTATCTTTTTGGTACCAATGAACAATTGATGCAGTATCTTTTAAATATTAACCCTGCAACCGGAAAAGTAAGTATGTCAATCTTTGGCTATATCGCTATGTTTGCACCACTTGGCCTTGTATTATTGATGGGCTTTGGTTTAAGCAGATTATCATTGCCAGCATTAATTGGCGTATTTGTGCTTTATTCCGTGCTAACAGGAGTAAGTTTAAGTTTTATCTTGTTAACCTATACTTCAGGTTCAATAGTAAGCTGTTTTGCAGGTGCTGCAGGTATATTTGGTATCATGGCCGTTATGGGTTATACTACTAATATCGATCTAAGTAAGTTTGGGCCCATTTTAATGGTGGGTGTAATTGGTTTAGTGATTGCGAGTGTAATTAATATGTTTATCCAGAGCGAACAGTTCAGCTTATTTATGGCTTTCATTGGCATTGCCATATTCACAGCGTTAACTGCTTACGATGTACAAAAAATAAAAAGAATCGGCGAAGGGATTGAGGCTAGTGGCGAACAGGTTCTTCAGATCGAATCCAAAAAAATGGCTATTGTTGCCGCTTTATCTTTATACCTTGATTTCTTAAATATCTTCCTATTCTTACTACGTATTTTCGGAAGTAGAAAATAA
- the metF gene encoding methylenetetrahydrofolate reductase [NAD(P)H]: MKITDHIKNAKGKTLFSFELLPPIKGQSIQWIYDAIEPLLEFNPPFIDVTSLREDYIYKEQANGLLQKVSYRKRPGTIAICAAIIHKYKVDAVPHLICGGFTKEETENALIDLQFLGIDNVLALRGDARKADGNFVPTPGGHCYATDLIEHIKNHNEGKFLHEDVETFKSDFCIGVAGYPEKHFEAPNMSTDFKYLKKKVEAGAEFIVTQMFFDNQKYFDFVKKCRENDINIPIIPGLKPISTLSQLNVLPKIFHIDLPDELTDALSHAKNNNEAKEIGTEAMIKQCKELIDFGAPVLHFYTMGRPEQTKKIAKAIF; this comes from the coding sequence ATGAAGATTACAGACCATATAAAAAACGCAAAGGGTAAAACCTTATTTTCTTTTGAACTATTGCCGCCTATCAAAGGGCAAAGTATACAGTGGATTTATGATGCGATAGAGCCGTTATTGGAATTTAATCCACCTTTTATCGATGTAACTTCGCTCCGCGAAGATTACATTTACAAAGAGCAGGCAAATGGTTTGCTCCAAAAGGTATCTTATCGCAAGCGTCCCGGTACCATTGCTATATGTGCAGCCATTATCCATAAATATAAAGTTGATGCTGTTCCGCATCTCATTTGCGGTGGTTTTACCAAAGAGGAAACCGAAAATGCATTGATCGATCTGCAGTTTTTAGGTATCGATAACGTTTTAGCCCTGCGAGGTGACGCCCGAAAAGCAGATGGGAACTTTGTTCCAACTCCAGGCGGACATTGTTATGCAACTGACCTGATCGAGCACATCAAAAACCATAATGAAGGTAAATTTCTGCATGAAGATGTAGAAACTTTTAAAAGTGATTTTTGTATCGGTGTTGCTGGTTATCCGGAGAAACATTTTGAAGCCCCTAACATGAGTACCGATTTCAAATACCTGAAAAAGAAGGTCGAGGCAGGTGCGGAGTTCATCGTAACGCAGATGTTTTTCGATAACCAGAAGTATTTCGATTTCGTGAAAAAATGCAGGGAAAATGATATTAACATTCCAATTATTCCGGGATTAAAGCCAATCAGTACCTTATCGCAGTTAAATGTGCTGCCTAAAATTTTTCACATCGATTTGCCTGATGAATTGACCGATGCGCTATCTCACGCTAAAAACAATAATGAGGCTAAAGAAATCGGTACAGAAGCCATGATCAAACAATGTAAAGAGCTGATCGATTTTGGCGCTCCGGTATTGCACTTTTATACCATGGGTCGCCCCGAGCAGACTAAAAAAATTGCGAAAGCTATTTTTTAA
- a CDS encoding tail fiber domain-containing protein, with protein MKRAISFAVLLAAASLKISAQEVVQNNIKPVENALSRVTKLEPVSFNYNKTWAEKLKLSARPQYGFIGADAKTAVPEIVSVQSKDYPAGKNAFKSATITKVDYESLVPLLVASIKEQQQQIEELKREISTLKSQNTK; from the coding sequence ATGAAACGAGCAATTTCATTCGCAGTGCTGTTAGCCGCTGCGTCGTTAAAAATCAGTGCACAAGAAGTTGTGCAAAACAATATTAAACCTGTAGAAAATGCTTTAAGTCGGGTTACTAAGCTCGAGCCGGTAAGTTTTAACTATAACAAAACCTGGGCTGAAAAATTAAAATTATCAGCACGGCCACAATATGGTTTCATAGGCGCCGATGCCAAAACGGCTGTTCCGGAAATTGTTTCCGTACAGTCCAAAGATTATCCGGCAGGTAAAAATGCATTTAAAAGTGCAACGATTACCAAAGTGGATTATGAAAGTTTGGTGCCACTGTTGGTAGCCAGTATAAAAGAGCAGCAGCAACAAATTGAAGAACTGAAACGCGAAATCAGTACATTAAAGTCGCAGAATACTAAATAA